A stretch of Leptospira perdikensis DNA encodes these proteins:
- a CDS encoding TetR/AcrR family transcriptional regulator — protein sequence MGVSERKKREFAQRETDILNCAIELFRTKHPSLVKMDDIAKQLEIGRGTIYLHFKSKDDLMARIQYEDYVRLRTRLEKSFDEPSAIEMSRKAIRAYIDHCLGDRHMYVVARQCGVNLNINNVSDDLRKLLIDERTNRLTLLEKIYKQAKQENLINTKGTYPNVAVAWGMIRGAVEVILEGHFQNEIKSEKAYLETIEHVLFYGLFSGNKGET from the coding sequence ATGGGTGTTTCTGAAAGGAAAAAACGTGAATTTGCACAAAGAGAAACAGACATTCTGAATTGTGCTATTGAACTTTTTAGAACTAAACATCCATCACTTGTAAAGATGGATGATATCGCAAAACAGTTGGAGATAGGTAGGGGAACTATTTACCTGCACTTCAAAAGTAAAGATGATCTAATGGCAAGGATTCAGTATGAAGACTATGTTCGCCTTCGTACTCGTTTAGAAAAATCCTTTGATGAACCATCAGCGATAGAAATGTCTAGAAAAGCAATTAGAGCATATATCGATCATTGTTTAGGTGATCGACATATGTATGTTGTTGCTCGGCAGTGCGGCGTTAACTTAAATATTAATAATGTCTCTGACGATCTGCGAAAACTTTTAATAGATGAAAGAACCAATCGACTCACACTTTTAGAAAAAATATACAAACAAGCAAAACAAGAAAATTTAATCAATACGAAGGGAACCTATCCTAACGTTGCTGTGGCTTGGGGTATGATTCGCGGTGCTGTTGAAGTGATTCTTGAAGGGCATTTTCAAAATGAAATCAAAAGTGAAAAGGCCTACTTAGAAACGATTGAACATGTACTATTTTATGGACTGTTTTCTGGAAACAAAGGAGAGACTTGA
- a CDS encoding glycerol-3-phosphate dehydrogenase/oxidase, producing the protein MKQITKNESSRLKNLKEEYDIIIIGGGITGANVLWDATLRGYNCLLVEKNDYASGTSQATSKLIHGGLRYLKNLEFGLVRESLSERRYLAKISPHAVRPMGFIIPVRSWFQRIQLFFGLELYNTLSFDRNEEIDADVKLPRYRWNSLRETIYKVFGLNRKSLIGSFQYYDYANPNPEKHTTEFILSAKEKGAHAFNYLAVTTLKKQNSGGYTVGLTDSITGKKVLVSAKVVVNSAGPWADLIESMTGVTAEKKLVRSKGIHAVVRNICGNECALLSKRDGSHLFVIPWRGKTILGTTDTAYDDDPNDFKVKQSELVDLLDEVNYSFGFAKLTLKDVDYYYGGLRPLVEDPGSTEGTYSASRKSEIFHYEKEGFPGFFSALGGKYTTSRAVAESLVNAIDIYSKGDISPCVTKFTPLLGGRYQSFKELVNELQFKYPKISGAKLETLARRYGSVTWRILSLEGKDFYRIPNGEIYYEEEVESMVVHEDIIHLTDFYFRRSGVGTVGVIDPLERTRLDKKIAKTLGWNADRLREEVKLVDERYKWFVD; encoded by the coding sequence ATGAAACAAATTACAAAGAATGAAAGTTCGCGACTTAAAAACCTCAAAGAAGAGTATGATATCATCATTATCGGGGGTGGGATCACGGGGGCCAATGTCCTTTGGGACGCAACGTTACGCGGATACAATTGTTTACTTGTAGAGAAAAATGATTATGCATCTGGGACGAGTCAAGCGACTTCTAAACTCATTCATGGTGGACTTCGATACCTAAAGAATTTAGAGTTTGGGCTTGTTCGAGAATCACTTTCCGAAAGAAGATACCTTGCCAAAATTTCGCCTCATGCAGTAAGACCAATGGGATTTATCATTCCCGTTCGTTCTTGGTTCCAACGAATTCAATTGTTTTTTGGGTTGGAATTATATAATACACTTTCTTTTGATCGTAATGAAGAGATTGATGCCGACGTCAAATTGCCCAGATACCGATGGAACTCACTTAGAGAAACCATTTATAAAGTTTTTGGACTGAATCGAAAGTCTTTAATTGGGAGTTTTCAGTATTACGACTATGCAAACCCAAATCCAGAAAAGCATACAACTGAATTTATTTTATCTGCGAAGGAGAAGGGTGCTCATGCATTCAATTACCTTGCAGTCACCACACTAAAAAAACAAAATAGCGGTGGTTATACGGTTGGACTTACAGATTCCATCACAGGGAAAAAAGTCCTGGTTTCGGCTAAGGTTGTTGTCAATTCAGCAGGTCCTTGGGCTGATTTGATTGAATCTATGACGGGTGTTACGGCAGAGAAAAAACTAGTTCGTTCTAAGGGAATTCATGCGGTAGTCCGAAACATTTGTGGAAATGAATGTGCTTTATTATCCAAAAGAGATGGGTCTCATCTTTTTGTGATTCCTTGGCGTGGCAAAACCATTTTAGGGACAACTGACACCGCCTATGACGATGATCCAAATGATTTTAAAGTCAAACAATCCGAACTTGTAGATTTATTAGATGAAGTGAATTATAGTTTTGGGTTTGCAAAACTCACTTTAAAAGATGTGGATTATTATTACGGTGGCCTTCGGCCACTAGTAGAAGATCCGGGTAGTACAGAAGGAACATATTCCGCTTCTAGGAAATCTGAAATTTTTCATTATGAAAAGGAAGGATTCCCGGGTTTTTTCTCTGCTCTAGGCGGAAAATATACCACTAGTCGAGCAGTTGCAGAAAGTTTAGTGAATGCAATCGATATTTATTCCAAAGGAGATATATCTCCTTGTGTCACAAAATTTACACCACTACTCGGTGGACGATACCAAAGTTTCAAAGAACTTGTGAATGAATTACAATTTAAGTATCCGAAAATCTCGGGTGCAAAACTAGAAACATTGGCACGCCGTTATGGTAGTGTTACCTGGAGAATTTTATCTTTGGAAGGAAAAGATTTTTATCGAATTCCCAATGGAGAAATCTACTATGAAGAAGAAGTAGAATCTATGGTAGTTCATGAAGACATTATTCATTTAACCGATTTTTATTTTAGAAGATCAGGGGTTGGTACTGTGGGAGTTATTGATCCTTTGGAACGAACTCGGTTGGATAAAAAGATTGCAAAAACACTGGGTTGGAATGCCGATCGATTGAGAGAAGAAGTAAAGTTAGTTGATGAAAGATACAAATGGTTTGTTGACTGA
- a CDS encoding P-loop NTPase fold protein, which translates to MIDTKESLSQLVSDAIIGEKYPIAKIISKIETEKNLEFRESLFHELSIQNPDAKEGLTIGITGTPGAGKSSLLGELCKLFLEFAPNKKMAIVAIDPSSNVSGGSILGDRTRVTLPRRDPRLYFRSQPSQLELGGLNPYTFHVIRFLRRIFDYVFVETVGIGQNEISVSLISDLSFLVMQPLGGDQVQFMKSGIMEVPEAFIINKCDEESLANSSYYMLESTLEFIKDILPDQSLPPIFKTSVTKRKGIEELLRYILQYQKRKDKNTETLTQLTQWVRNEYGRWGISIWEELESSKWNQAVKRNPLGGIQKLKYEEEERKIVSLIQTKIK; encoded by the coding sequence TTGATCGATACTAAAGAATCTTTATCCCAGTTGGTTTCAGATGCAATTATAGGTGAAAAATATCCGATTGCAAAGATCATCTCTAAAATTGAAACGGAAAAGAATTTAGAATTCCGTGAATCTTTATTCCATGAACTTTCAATTCAAAATCCAGATGCCAAAGAAGGACTTACAATTGGCATCACAGGAACACCAGGTGCCGGCAAATCCTCGTTACTTGGCGAGTTATGTAAACTTTTTTTAGAATTTGCTCCAAACAAAAAAATGGCCATTGTTGCCATCGATCCCTCTTCCAATGTCAGTGGAGGTTCCATTCTCGGTGATCGAACCAGAGTCACCCTTCCCAGAAGGGATCCTAGGCTCTATTTTCGCTCTCAACCCTCCCAACTAGAACTGGGAGGACTCAATCCTTACACCTTTCATGTCATCCGTTTCTTAAGACGGATTTTTGATTATGTATTTGTGGAAACAGTTGGGATTGGCCAAAACGAAATATCAGTTTCTCTCATATCCGATTTATCCTTTCTTGTGATGCAACCTCTCGGTGGTGATCAAGTTCAGTTTATGAAATCAGGAATCATGGAAGTTCCAGAAGCATTCATCATCAACAAATGTGATGAAGAGTCTTTGGCAAATTCTAGTTATTATATGTTAGAGTCCACTTTGGAATTCATTAAAGACATCCTTCCAGACCAATCCCTTCCACCTATCTTCAAAACATCCGTCACCAAACGAAAGGGAATTGAAGAACTATTACGGTATATCTTACAATACCAAAAACGGAAGGACAAAAATACAGAAACTCTCACCCAACTCACACAGTGGGTTCGCAATGAATATGGAAGGTGGGGAATCTCCATTTGGGAAGAACTGGAATCTTCAAAATGGAACCAAGCCGTCAAACGAAACCCACTTGGTGGAATTCAGAAATTAAAGTATGAAGAAGAAGAACGTAAAATCGTTTCACTCATCCAAACAAAAATCAAATAA
- a CDS encoding acyl-CoA thioesterase, whose product MARISIDIPEKQIYTTDLSVRISDINFAGHLAHDAILTLTHECRARFFHSHGWTEINVEGKGIVVSDVAIVYKSEAFFPDDLVMQLFVDNVSKKSLEMVYVITHKNGGKEIARAKTAIVFFDYEERKPCPIPDVFLKVLI is encoded by the coding sequence ATGGCTAGAATTTCTATCGATATTCCAGAAAAACAAATTTATACTACGGATTTAAGTGTTCGAATTTCGGATATTAATTTTGCAGGCCATCTTGCTCATGATGCTATTTTGACTTTAACTCATGAATGTCGGGCACGGTTTTTCCATTCGCACGGATGGACAGAAATCAATGTGGAAGGAAAGGGGATTGTTGTATCCGATGTCGCGATTGTTTATAAATCAGAAGCCTTTTTTCCTGATGACTTAGTAATGCAACTTTTTGTGGACAACGTATCTAAAAAATCTTTAGAGATGGTTTATGTGATCACTCATAAAAATGGGGGAAAGGAAATCGCTCGTGCCAAAACCGCGATCGTTTTCTTTGATTATGAGGAAAGGAAACCCTGCCCAATCCCTGATGTTTTTTTAAAAGTCCTTATTTGA
- a CDS encoding FAD-binding oxidoreductase, with the protein MQTRTIYKWGSPNVEEKLPEHTLKFLEGQFPVDKEFKNSLPKGELPLRPLKKSKISTATLIKLKQIVGKNFVSLDDSSRARHSIGKFYTEIYKARFGEVADVVDVVVSPKNEQEVIEIIAVANAGKIPVIPYGAGSTVTKALQAPKGGISLDLSRLNRIIEFNAIDSTVTVEAGVYGPVLEKHLNERGYTCGHFPQSFEFSTVGGWIAAKGAGQASTGYGKIEDILLSLTAITPSGKFESKSYPAASIGPDLFRLFLGTEGSFGVITKATLKIRKFHPENSAKGSFIFKNFEKAVETMRDVMQAGFGKPHFFRIQDPEETDISFHMSGLHGGKEDLFLRFIGYKPMERSLMHIIVDGDPSYAKEVLKKIKKIAKRNGGFSTGESPVNKWLHQRYSSAYLRDYLMDEGIRIDTLETAVSWSNLHELWEKTRAYIKSHENTSCMVHISHAYENGANLYFIFLSPMNQKNETVDFVKFHKGIIDSIHKHGGSLSHHHGIGRMLAPWMEGEVGKEGLRILSSIKKTFDPKGIMNPGGLLGLK; encoded by the coding sequence ATGCAAACTCGCACAATTTATAAATGGGGATCTCCCAACGTAGAAGAAAAATTACCAGAACATACATTGAAGTTTTTGGAAGGTCAGTTCCCTGTTGATAAAGAGTTTAAAAATTCACTTCCGAAAGGAGAACTTCCTTTAAGGCCTTTAAAAAAATCAAAAATTTCCACAGCCACTCTCATAAAGTTAAAACAAATTGTTGGAAAAAACTTTGTTTCGTTAGACGATTCCTCTCGCGCAAGACATTCTATTGGGAAATTTTATACAGAAATTTATAAAGCAAGATTTGGTGAAGTAGCAGATGTTGTAGATGTTGTTGTATCACCAAAAAATGAACAGGAAGTAATTGAGATAATTGCAGTTGCAAATGCAGGAAAAATCCCTGTGATTCCTTATGGTGCAGGTTCTACAGTCACTAAAGCTCTACAAGCTCCTAAAGGTGGGATCTCTTTAGATTTATCTCGTTTGAATCGGATCATTGAATTTAATGCGATTGATTCTACCGTAACGGTGGAAGCGGGAGTGTATGGCCCAGTTTTGGAAAAACATTTAAATGAACGTGGTTATACTTGTGGTCACTTCCCACAATCATTTGAGTTTTCCACAGTTGGTGGTTGGATTGCTGCAAAAGGTGCCGGCCAAGCTTCCACGGGTTATGGAAAAATCGAAGACATTCTTCTTAGTTTAACAGCGATTACTCCATCCGGAAAGTTTGAATCAAAATCGTATCCTGCGGCATCTATCGGTCCAGATTTATTCCGTTTGTTTCTGGGAACGGAAGGAAGTTTTGGTGTGATTACTAAAGCAACATTAAAAATTCGGAAATTCCATCCAGAAAACTCAGCCAAAGGTTCTTTTATTTTCAAAAACTTTGAAAAGGCCGTGGAGACGATGCGAGATGTAATGCAAGCTGGTTTCGGTAAACCTCATTTCTTTCGTATCCAAGATCCAGAAGAAACAGACATTTCTTTTCATATGAGTGGACTTCATGGTGGTAAAGAAGATTTGTTCTTGCGGTTTATTGGTTACAAACCAATGGAAAGGTCTCTTATGCATATCATTGTAGATGGAGATCCATCATATGCAAAAGAAGTTTTGAAGAAGATCAAAAAAATTGCAAAACGTAACGGTGGGTTTTCAACAGGGGAGTCTCCCGTAAACAAATGGTTACATCAAAGATATTCTAGTGCCTATCTCAGAGATTATCTAATGGATGAAGGGATAAGAATTGATACTTTAGAGACTGCTGTTAGTTGGTCAAATTTACATGAGTTGTGGGAAAAAACTAGAGCTTATATCAAAAGTCATGAAAACACATCTTGTATGGTGCATATCTCCCATGCTTATGAGAACGGTGCCAATCTGTATTTTATTTTCTTAAGTCCAATGAATCAAAAAAATGAAACTGTAGACTTTGTGAAATTCCATAAAGGAATTATCGATAGTATCCATAAACACGGTGGTTCGTTGTCCCATCATCATGGAATTGGAAGGATGCTTGCTCCATGGATGGAAGGGGAAGTCGGGAAAGAAGGCCTTCGTATTTTGTCTTCGATCAAAAAGACATTCGATCCGAAAGGGATCATGAACCCAGGTGGATTGTTAGGATTAAAATAA
- a CDS encoding VanZ family protein yields MDKKPYPFLPFEDSLVGEKILLVWQESHHSEKNLKDHLLKALDLHEDQLIFTPNAIKQKLMVSYPTEIRSFIEKKELTGITNLLLQIAKGKSELYSEPALDITFELIEWILTGFDLDDVLVETLSALFGTALTSDFVDQVRAEYIKEFRG; encoded by the coding sequence ATGGATAAAAAACCTTATCCTTTTTTACCTTTTGAAGATTCTCTCGTAGGAGAGAAAATTCTTCTCGTTTGGCAAGAAAGCCATCATTCAGAAAAAAATCTCAAAGATCATCTATTAAAAGCATTAGATCTTCACGAAGATCAGCTTATCTTTACACCCAATGCCATTAAACAAAAGTTAATGGTATCTTACCCCACTGAAATTCGTTCCTTTATAGAGAAAAAAGAACTAACAGGTATCACCAACTTGTTGTTACAAATTGCAAAAGGGAAATCTGAGTTATATTCTGAACCTGCGTTAGACATTACGTTTGAGCTCATCGAATGGATTCTAACTGGATTTGATTTAGATGATGTACTTGTTGAAACCTTGTCAGCATTATTTGGAACGGCTCTAACAAGTGATTTTGTTGATCAGGTTAGGGCGGAGTACATTAAGGAATTTCGCGGATAA
- a CDS encoding diacylglycerol/lipid kinase family protein codes for MRKIKVILNPVSGGGLSAKVWKRVEPELQKKGIPYEFEATTKDKAARDIVKESVKQGFHWIIGIGGDGTFSNIINGLFEKGKLINKNVIFSPIPAGRGNDFIKTVKVPKNPIKALEQILEGKERFIDLIAVTYTKADKTKGDYLCLNLADVGMGGEVVYKVNRSKLASIIGGKGVFLLYSFLCLFTYTNKKISLTLSKFEKITNKCRLIVCANGEYAGGGMWFAPKAKLDDGKMDFLAIQDVTVMETLRKFGYLYRGKLSDDSKVISKQITELTAESEEDVFIDVDGENMGQLPAHFKVLPKALPIKC; via the coding sequence ATGAGAAAGATAAAAGTAATTTTAAATCCTGTATCTGGCGGAGGTCTCTCCGCAAAAGTTTGGAAACGAGTGGAACCGGAGTTACAAAAAAAAGGGATTCCTTATGAATTTGAGGCCACAACAAAAGACAAGGCAGCCCGCGACATCGTAAAAGAATCTGTCAAACAAGGGTTCCATTGGATTATCGGTATTGGTGGTGATGGAACATTCTCTAATATCATTAACGGACTTTTTGAAAAAGGAAAGTTAATCAATAAAAATGTTATATTTAGTCCGATCCCTGCTGGTAGAGGAAATGATTTTATTAAAACAGTAAAGGTTCCTAAAAACCCAATCAAAGCCTTAGAACAAATTCTTGAAGGCAAAGAAAGATTCATTGATTTGATTGCAGTCACTTACACCAAAGCGGATAAAACAAAAGGTGATTATCTTTGTTTGAACTTAGCTGATGTTGGAATGGGTGGGGAAGTTGTTTATAAAGTCAATAGGTCAAAGCTTGCTTCCATCATCGGTGGGAAGGGAGTATTTTTACTGTATTCTTTTCTCTGTTTGTTCACTTATACTAACAAAAAAATTTCTCTAACTCTTTCTAAATTTGAAAAAATCACGAATAAATGTAGACTTATTGTTTGTGCAAATGGTGAGTATGCGGGTGGAGGAATGTGGTTCGCACCCAAAGCAAAGTTAGACGATGGGAAAATGGACTTTCTCGCGATTCAAGACGTAACAGTGATGGAAACCCTTCGGAAGTTTGGATATTTATACCGTGGGAAATTGTCAGATGATTCAAAGGTGATCTCTAAACAAATCACAGAGTTAACAGCTGAGTCTGAGGAAGATGTTTTTATTGATGTAGATGGTGAAAATATGGGTCAACTTCCTGCCCACTTCAAAGTTTTGCCAAAAGCCTTGCCGATCAAATGTTAA